The following proteins come from a genomic window of Leptospira bandrabouensis:
- the dprA gene encoding DNA-processing protein DprA, whose protein sequence is MVVSILGHPKVSSFLRKTKVWCRCGHFSELYQVLSNLIEEELWNQYVAECIQWEKSKNPNWKLVSFFEPEYPPNLKEIYDPPLVLACLGNLTLLQSPMVAIVGTRKSSPVSLFATKKLVELISANKDLVVVSGMALGIDRQAFLSALELQIPVVGVLGTTLGMEYPPGNRDLYKRIKEDPNQLLITEFLLKTEPAKWTFPKRNRVISGLADKVYIMESGRKSGTISTAYSAMEQNREIFVFDHPKQFDNEGGRLLLRQGAQRLFGETKFQIEEVELESKEMSYEEWRKSRTIPSGIGRDGEWKIDFTL, encoded by the coding sequence GTGGTCGTTTCCATTTTGGGACATCCTAAGGTATCATCGTTTCTTCGTAAAACAAAAGTTTGGTGTAGGTGCGGCCATTTTTCTGAGTTATACCAGGTTTTATCCAATCTCATTGAAGAGGAACTTTGGAACCAATATGTGGCGGAATGTATTCAGTGGGAAAAATCAAAAAATCCCAATTGGAAACTAGTTAGTTTTTTTGAACCTGAGTATCCCCCAAATTTAAAGGAAATTTATGACCCACCACTGGTTTTGGCCTGTTTGGGTAACCTTACTTTATTACAATCTCCAATGGTCGCAATCGTCGGAACAAGAAAGTCCTCTCCGGTTTCGCTTTTTGCCACAAAAAAGTTGGTGGAACTTATTTCAGCAAACAAAGATTTGGTGGTAGTTTCGGGTATGGCTCTTGGAATTGACCGGCAAGCCTTTTTATCTGCATTGGAATTGCAAATTCCTGTGGTGGGAGTTCTTGGAACCACTTTAGGGATGGAATACCCACCTGGGAACCGGGATCTTTACAAACGAATCAAAGAAGATCCAAACCAACTTCTCATCACAGAATTTTTACTCAAAACAGAACCAGCCAAATGGACCTTTCCCAAACGAAATCGTGTCATCTCCGGTCTTGCGGACAAAGTGTACATCATGGAGTCGGGTCGAAAATCAGGAACTATTTCTACAGCCTATAGTGCGATGGAACAAAATCGTGAGATATTTGTATTCGACCATCCCAAACAATTTGATAACGAAGGAGGAAGGTTACTTCTTCGGCAAGGGGCACAAAGATTATTTGGGGAAACAAAGTTTCAAATAGAGGAAGTGGAATTGGAAAGTAAGGAGATGAGTTATGAAGAATGGAGGAAAAGTCGAACCATCCCTTCTGGTATTGGAAGAGATGGTGAATGGAAAATAGACTTTACCCTTTAA
- a CDS encoding tetratricopeptide repeat protein: protein MGTKNSRFSLVSLPLVILLSLLGFSLVGCDYLKSLTESKYRKRIGGELPSEKDIVNWKEKLALEEAEIEEMDKRIRKMVQKSNQSAALSWKIARAYMRAGSADLGARYYEEAMGETLPNSKQGGFEIHSYESALPFFEKAIQSGKLDKQLLYETAVAYANASKDMGWEPVRRNRAIGLFKQLSKLDKEDSRFPFQLALIYFDSSLKDEAWNGKLSNGYDEVETAFSLLDQILRKEPYNVPTRFAKANFLYQIGKSNLAYDEYTRIKSILEEMKEKGSIREPLDENSSYRNVIKNLNQLGAQNKSN, encoded by the coding sequence ATGGGCACAAAAAACAGCAGGTTTTCTTTGGTTTCCTTGCCACTGGTGATTCTTCTTTCCCTGCTTGGCTTTAGCTTGGTTGGTTGTGACTATCTCAAATCACTCACAGAATCCAAATACCGCAAACGGATTGGTGGGGAATTACCTTCCGAAAAAGACATCGTGAATTGGAAAGAAAAGTTGGCTTTGGAAGAAGCCGAAATCGAAGAAATGGACAAACGGATTCGTAAAATGGTCCAAAAGTCCAACCAATCGGCAGCCCTTTCCTGGAAAATTGCCAGGGCTTATATGCGAGCCGGCTCTGCTGACCTAGGTGCACGTTATTACGAAGAGGCAATGGGCGAAACTCTGCCCAACTCCAAACAAGGTGGATTTGAAATTCATTCTTATGAGTCAGCTTTACCATTTTTCGAAAAAGCGATCCAATCTGGAAAGTTAGACAAGCAGCTGTTATATGAAACGGCAGTGGCTTATGCCAATGCTTCTAAAGATATGGGTTGGGAGCCTGTTAGACGAAATCGTGCCATTGGGCTTTTTAAACAACTTTCCAAATTAGATAAAGAAGATTCTCGGTTCCCCTTTCAATTGGCTCTTATTTATTTTGATTCTTCTTTGAAGGATGAAGCTTGGAATGGAAAACTTTCGAATGGGTATGATGAAGTGGAAACTGCATTTTCCCTTCTCGACCAAATTTTACGCAAAGAACCATATAATGTTCCTACTAGGTTTGCAAAGGCTAATTTTTTATACCAAATAGGAAAATCAAATTTAGCTTATGATGAATACACTCGGATTAAGTCCATATTGGAAGAGATGAAAGAAAAAGGATCGATCCGCGAACCTTTAGATGAAAATTCATCTTACCGCAATGTTATAAAAAACTTAAACCAATTGGGGGCCCAAAACAAATCAAACTGA
- a CDS encoding GNAT family N-acetyltransferase, whose amino-acid sequence MSHSFRKLGESDLSSLLQWESLCFPGEEWTEKMIQTHLEFHVAFGLGDPETKSYALVCETPWEIEIFRIATLPNYRKLGLAKELLYNLFLEFPKKEFFLEVKESNLAAIGLYQSVGFTELERRKKYYPDGSTAVLMKRNPTE is encoded by the coding sequence ATGTCTCATAGTTTTCGAAAGCTGGGTGAATCCGATCTTTCCTCACTCCTCCAATGGGAATCTTTATGTTTTCCCGGCGAGGAATGGACAGAAAAAATGATCCAAACCCATCTCGAATTCCATGTGGCTTTTGGTTTAGGAGATCCGGAAACTAAGAGTTATGCTCTTGTTTGCGAAACTCCTTGGGAGATTGAAATCTTTCGGATCGCAACACTTCCCAACTATCGAAAGTTAGGTTTGGCTAAAGAACTGTTGTATAATCTATTCCTTGAATTTCCGAAAAAAGAATTCTTTTTGGAAGTGAAGGAATCAAACCTTGCCGCCATTGGTCTTTACCAATCCGTCGGTTTTACAGAGTTAGAGAGACGTAAAAAATACTATCCGGATGGATCTACAGCTGTCCTGATGAAGAGGAATCCAACTGAATGA
- a CDS encoding SDR family NAD(P)-dependent oxidoreductase encodes MKNAYVTGASQGIGKEFVRALAKDYNVFLISRTESDLKKVILELEPKSRGILKYFALDLTKKKDVEELAEIISKDKDAELVVNNAGFGTVGEFASLPLDKELDEVNLNVKTLVHLSHVALNRFKKNKKGYLINVASIAGYLPAPGSAIYAATKAFVKSFTESIHEEAKLHGIYVQALCPGLTHSDFHQRAGISKSKYPSFMWQNADVVVEESLNALRYNQAVCITGSFNQGAITVSELIPRGFLRRLSGKYLKLEEE; translated from the coding sequence ATGAAAAATGCATATGTCACTGGCGCATCCCAAGGAATAGGAAAAGAATTTGTTCGTGCTCTTGCGAAAGATTATAATGTCTTTCTAATTTCCCGTACTGAATCCGATTTAAAAAAAGTAATTTTAGAATTAGAGCCTAAATCCAGAGGGATTTTAAAATACTTCGCTTTGGACCTTACCAAAAAAAAAGATGTAGAAGAACTCGCTGAAATCATTTCAAAAGACAAAGATGCTGAACTTGTTGTGAACAATGCAGGATTTGGAACTGTGGGTGAATTTGCCTCATTGCCACTCGATAAAGAGTTAGACGAAGTCAATCTAAACGTAAAAACCTTAGTTCATTTAAGTCATGTGGCACTAAACCGATTCAAAAAAAATAAAAAGGGATATTTGATTAATGTGGCATCTATCGCAGGTTACTTGCCTGCACCAGGTAGTGCGATATATGCAGCCACCAAAGCTTTCGTTAAATCTTTTACAGAGTCCATTCATGAAGAAGCAAAACTTCATGGGATTTATGTCCAAGCACTTTGTCCAGGACTCACTCATTCTGACTTTCACCAAAGAGCAGGAATCAGCAAATCCAAATACCCATCTTTTATGTGGCAAAATGCAGATGTAGTTGTGGAAGAATCGTTAAATGCACTTCGTTATAACCAAGCAGTTTGTATTACTGGTTCCTTCAATCAAGGCGCCATCACTGTATCTGAACTTATCCCACGAGGTTTCCTTCGTAGGTTGAGCGGAAAATATTTAAAGTTAGAAGAGGAATAG
- a CDS encoding DUF445 family protein, which yields MDVAKLDTWYRRLLVIFSVIGGGFQLYYEGNVWVNAIFVVLMAGMVGYFTNFLAIKMLFQPKHGKVLGWSGLVPKNKSKIAKSLGESIQSNLLHPDIILTYIYERNLVETGIQKIVKEIDEAIHNEEIRTMLVTKIISMLKERGPEILEVIFDFSEETMKKMAERPEEVQKLWDYTKGRLTYYLTEETNREELGKQLRVILLEEMPKLANLLNEGLEEYLKTRSTLGKIGIGVKKIFSFNEDAIRELLERFVKDPETSDQFMKMMDEMMAGLQERLNSKETQEFITGKISNWLEASGDYARQNLLPSGIERLQAYLDDPNNWEEIEKNFFRAVDWVKKRLLEFMNSDEGKVYLKTNIEKFVHNINVTALVEERVMALDTDDLEKMILDNTGGNLVVIQFLGGILGMIAGLIQVHIYFAVPVGALVLITYIAHYRNQKRILANPEQSV from the coding sequence ATGGATGTTGCAAAATTAGATACTTGGTATCGCAGACTCCTTGTTATTTTCTCTGTCATTGGTGGAGGTTTCCAACTATATTATGAAGGAAATGTTTGGGTCAATGCGATCTTTGTAGTTCTTATGGCAGGGATGGTGGGATATTTCACCAATTTCCTAGCAATCAAAATGTTATTCCAACCTAAACATGGTAAGGTGCTTGGTTGGTCAGGTCTTGTCCCCAAAAACAAATCCAAAATTGCAAAATCACTCGGAGAAAGTATCCAAAGTAATCTCCTTCACCCAGATATCATTTTAACTTATATCTACGAACGGAACTTAGTAGAAACAGGCATTCAAAAAATAGTCAAAGAAATTGATGAGGCTATTCATAACGAAGAAATTCGAACCATGCTTGTGACAAAAATCATTTCGATGTTAAAGGAAAGAGGGCCAGAGATTTTAGAAGTTATCTTCGATTTTTCAGAAGAGACAATGAAAAAGATGGCCGAACGTCCCGAAGAAGTGCAAAAACTATGGGATTATACAAAAGGACGCCTAACCTATTATCTTACTGAAGAAACCAATCGTGAGGAATTAGGAAAACAACTCCGAGTTATCCTTTTAGAAGAAATGCCAAAGCTTGCGAACTTACTGAACGAAGGTTTGGAAGAGTATTTAAAAACAAGAAGTACCCTTGGTAAAATCGGAATTGGAGTGAAAAAGATTTTTTCTTTCAACGAAGATGCCATTCGCGAACTTTTAGAACGCTTTGTGAAAGATCCTGAAACTTCTGACCAGTTTATGAAGATGATGGATGAAATGATGGCTGGCCTTCAAGAACGATTGAACTCCAAAGAAACTCAAGAATTCATTACGGGAAAAATTTCCAATTGGTTGGAAGCCAGTGGTGACTACGCCAGACAAAACCTTCTCCCATCGGGAATTGAAAGATTACAAGCCTACTTAGATGACCCGAACAACTGGGAAGAAATTGAAAAGAATTTCTTTCGTGCTGTGGATTGGGTTAAAAAACGCCTCCTTGAGTTTATGAATAGCGATGAAGGAAAGGTTTATCTTAAAACCAATATAGAAAAATTTGTCCACAATATCAATGTCACAGCCCTAGTGGAAGAACGTGTGATGGCCCTTGATACTGATGATTTAGAAAAAATGATTTTGGATAATACCGGAGGAAATCTTGTCGTTATACAATTCTTAGGTGGAATCTTAGGAATGATTGCGGGCCTCATCCAAGTTCATATCTATTTTGCGGTTCCTGTGGGTGCCCTTGTTCTTATCACCTACATTGCCCATTACAGAAACCAAAAACGGATTCTCGCAAATCCAGAACAATCAGTATGA
- a CDS encoding alpha/beta hydrolase: MKKHLYLIIICFSFFLVNCSSLYYHPTKETYFTPKQMGFSYTPTFLTTKDGVKLNVWRIYSKQQETPKAVILQFHGNGQNMSAHFLSLVWLVNHGYELIVFDYRGYGESEGEPDPEDIVEDSKLVLDYVLQETRIRGSKLIVYGQSLGGAIAMRSVADWKDKNEIVLLCIDGSFPSYREVAKQTMNHVIFPPMGNLFSWVFHDQTSPRDVIANLSPIPLLIIHGTEDTVVFFENGKQIFGLAKEPKVFWEIRGGGHVDWMNLGRSQFAKDFLVLLNRHLY, encoded by the coding sequence ATGAAGAAGCACTTATATCTTATCATTATTTGTTTTAGTTTTTTTTTGGTAAACTGTTCCTCGTTGTATTACCATCCAACTAAGGAAACTTATTTTACTCCGAAACAAATGGGTTTTTCATACACACCTACGTTTTTAACAACAAAAGATGGAGTGAAGTTAAACGTATGGCGAATTTATTCCAAACAACAAGAGACACCTAAGGCAGTTATTTTGCAATTTCATGGGAATGGCCAAAATATGAGTGCCCATTTTTTATCTTTGGTCTGGCTTGTGAATCATGGTTATGAACTCATCGTATTTGACTATCGAGGTTATGGTGAATCAGAAGGGGAACCTGATCCTGAAGATATAGTCGAAGATAGTAAGTTAGTTTTGGATTATGTATTGCAAGAAACTAGGATAAGAGGTTCCAAGTTAATTGTCTATGGGCAAAGTTTGGGTGGTGCTATTGCCATGCGCTCTGTCGCTGATTGGAAAGATAAAAATGAAATTGTTTTACTATGTATTGATGGTTCTTTTCCCTCTTATCGGGAAGTTGCCAAACAAACAATGAATCATGTGATTTTTCCTCCGATGGGAAATTTATTCTCTTGGGTTTTTCATGACCAAACAAGTCCACGCGATGTAATTGCAAACCTTTCACCCATTCCACTTTTAATCATTCATGGAACCGAAGATACGGTTGTGTTTTTTGAAAATGGAAAACAGATTTTTGGTTTAGCGAAAGAACCTAAGGTGTTTTGGGAAATTCGTGGTGGGGGACATGTGGATTGGATGAACCTTGGACGTTCACAATTTGCAAAAGATTTTTTAGTTTTACTCAACCGGCATTTGTACTGA
- a CDS encoding DUF4105 domain-containing protein: MFPLYLLTFLFILFTTSLGAIEPTSEPNILELDFLTARKQGKEIPKSPKSQQYLQELINEAKENHLAEESHWYRLLRLKKTRWGFWESEVDNKRYFLSEEGKYNPEKELIATLHSFFTEEPIPEGLQHPQCSYPERYHWLKGKLKFDLNRITEIQCPRFESWKESLNPDSVSVVFSSYYMQAPASMFGHTLIKLNNKVNENSELLDYGVNYAANPGEMNGFAYAYKGLTGGYPGTFAIFPYYLKVNEYNDMESRDLWEYKLKLKPEERERLIRHLWEMGRADFDYFFINENCSYHLMEFLEVSIPELDISNKTGWIVAPGDTIKLYLAEDGFVISKKYRPSLYSKIKYKIYDMTEEEKTTYFDMIRFENAFLPEPKENFRTSLVTDAVLDTYRYRYSNKSDIPKQHKEYYDKLLIFRSKQNDEYIPMEQIPLSTPPEASHPLSRVATSFGVSSLGNFAEFKYRIAYHDLLNVSKGHAPNSELAFFDTTIRAYENHKPELTSVSAVKVTSLNPYNAISKDFSYLLDTGIQTAVYQNNNETLRKQVGNFDFRMGYSFSNEFGKTPMSLGVLSVLAGLKAQNGRMFENGIRYGGNLSLFYQNEWGAWKIYTGATAQNYQLSHNLNSYYVTAKVRYAFSNTHELRVEVNGERFYEEALISYHYLF, from the coding sequence GTGTTTCCTCTGTACCTACTTACTTTTCTTTTTATACTTTTTACCACTTCGCTTGGGGCCATAGAGCCAACCAGTGAACCAAATATACTTGAATTAGACTTTCTAACGGCAAGAAAACAAGGGAAAGAAATTCCCAAGTCACCCAAAAGCCAACAATACTTACAAGAACTGATAAACGAAGCGAAGGAAAATCACCTAGCAGAAGAGAGTCATTGGTATCGGTTATTACGACTTAAAAAAACTAGATGGGGGTTTTGGGAAAGTGAAGTCGATAACAAACGTTATTTTTTGTCGGAAGAAGGAAAATACAATCCAGAAAAAGAATTAATCGCAACCCTTCATAGTTTTTTTACAGAAGAACCAATCCCGGAAGGACTCCAACACCCACAATGTTCTTATCCAGAAAGATACCATTGGCTAAAGGGAAAACTCAAATTTGATTTAAATCGAATCACTGAGATACAATGCCCACGTTTTGAAAGTTGGAAAGAATCTTTAAATCCCGATTCTGTTTCAGTTGTGTTTTCATCTTATTATATGCAAGCACCAGCTTCTATGTTTGGGCATACACTCATCAAACTCAATAATAAAGTAAATGAAAACTCAGAATTATTAGATTATGGAGTCAATTATGCTGCCAATCCTGGGGAAATGAATGGTTTTGCTTATGCTTATAAAGGATTAACGGGAGGTTATCCTGGCACCTTTGCAATTTTTCCTTATTATTTAAAAGTAAATGAATACAATGATATGGAAAGCCGAGATCTTTGGGAATATAAACTAAAGTTAAAACCAGAAGAAAGAGAGAGATTGATTCGTCATCTTTGGGAAATGGGCAGAGCAGACTTTGATTATTTTTTTATTAATGAAAATTGTTCTTATCATTTAATGGAATTTTTAGAAGTATCGATTCCTGAATTAGATATTAGTAATAAAACTGGTTGGATTGTGGCACCTGGTGACACCATTAAACTCTACTTAGCTGAAGATGGATTTGTCATTTCTAAAAAATATCGCCCGTCTCTGTATTCCAAAATTAAATATAAAATTTATGATATGACAGAGGAGGAAAAAACCACCTACTTTGATATGATTCGTTTTGAAAATGCCTTCCTTCCTGAACCAAAAGAAAATTTTCGAACGTCTTTAGTGACAGATGCCGTACTTGATACATATCGTTACCGGTATTCAAATAAATCAGATATCCCAAAACAACACAAAGAATACTACGATAAGTTACTTATTTTTCGAAGTAAACAGAATGATGAATATATTCCAATGGAACAAATACCTTTGTCTACACCGCCTGAGGCCTCACACCCATTAAGTCGCGTTGCTACTTCCTTCGGTGTTTCTTCTTTGGGGAATTTCGCTGAATTTAAATACAGAATTGCCTATCACGATCTTTTGAATGTAAGTAAAGGTCATGCACCCAATTCGGAATTGGCTTTTTTTGATACAACGATCCGTGCCTATGAAAATCATAAACCTGAACTTACTTCTGTAAGTGCCGTTAAGGTAACATCTTTGAATCCCTATAATGCAATTTCAAAAGATTTTTCTTATTTATTAGATACAGGGATTCAAACAGCAGTTTATCAAAATAATAACGAAACTCTTCGGAAACAAGTTGGTAATTTTGATTTTCGCATGGGTTATTCTTTTTCCAATGAATTTGGAAAAACTCCTATGAGTCTCGGGGTCTTAAGTGTCCTTGCGGGACTCAAGGCACAAAATGGTAGAATGTTTGAAAATGGTATCCGTTATGGTGGAAACTTGAGTTTATTCTATCAGAATGAATGGGGTGCTTGGAAAATTTATACAGGAGCCACAGCGCAAAATTACCAACTGAGCCATAATTTAAATTCTTATTATGTTACTGCCAAAGTTCGATATGCATTTTCAAATACACATGAATTACGAGTCGAGGTAAATGGAGAAAGGTTTTATGAAGAAGCACTTATATCTTATCATTATTTGTTTTAG
- a CDS encoding DUF3015 family protein — protein sequence MKKLTLISTIGISMILLASQMSAAPKYGMAGCGLGTLVMPGGNQIFVATTNGTAGSQTFGITSGTSNCTADGVAQKEHAREIYVHMNFDSLEQEMAAGKGEKLSNLATLFECKSGVRFNEVVKENYSKIFTEDSKANPSLMLSNLHETLEKDQTVKNYCKI from the coding sequence ATGAAAAAGTTAACACTCATCTCCACAATCGGAATCTCTATGATTCTACTTGCTTCACAAATGTCAGCTGCTCCTAAATACGGAATGGCAGGATGCGGACTAGGAACTCTCGTAATGCCTGGTGGGAATCAAATTTTTGTTGCTACAACCAACGGAACTGCGGGAAGCCAAACTTTTGGTATTACATCAGGAACCTCTAACTGTACAGCAGATGGCGTTGCTCAAAAAGAACATGCACGTGAGATTTATGTGCATATGAATTTTGATAGTTTGGAACAAGAAATGGCAGCAGGAAAAGGGGAAAAACTTTCCAACCTAGCTACACTTTTTGAATGCAAATCAGGTGTTCGATTCAATGAAGTAGTAAAAGAAAACTACTCTAAAATTTTCACAGAAGATTCAAAAGCAAACCCAAGTTTGATGTTGTCCAATCTTCACGAAACTTTGGAAAAAGACCAAACAGTAAAAAATTACTGCAAAATCTAA
- a CDS encoding DUF3015 domain-containing protein has protein sequence MGKRITSILFLSAAVVAVTMTSTAVEAKKYGMAGCGLGTYVFQKNNAEQIFVATTNGIYGNQTFGITSGTSNCTADGVVKQDKVQELFVTMNYDSLGQEMASGKGEKLESLGSLLGCSNDSLSRFGQVTKENYAKLITEDSTPASLLSAVKSEVKSDKVLAKSCSQI, from the coding sequence ATGGGAAAAAGAATTACCTCAATCCTATTTTTGTCTGCTGCCGTTGTAGCTGTCACAATGACATCTACTGCTGTAGAAGCAAAAAAATATGGTATGGCTGGTTGCGGACTTGGGACATACGTGTTTCAAAAGAATAATGCTGAGCAAATTTTTGTTGCAACAACTAATGGAATCTATGGTAACCAAACTTTTGGTATTACCTCTGGAACTTCCAACTGTACAGCTGACGGTGTTGTAAAACAAGACAAAGTTCAGGAATTATTCGTAACAATGAACTACGATTCTCTAGGCCAAGAAATGGCATCAGGGAAAGGGGAAAAATTAGAGTCTCTTGGAAGCCTACTCGGTTGTTCTAATGATTCTTTATCCAGATTTGGCCAAGTAACAAAAGAAAACTATGCTAAACTCATCACTGAGGATTCAACTCCTGCAAGTTTACTTTCAGCAGTTAAATCAGAAGTTAAAAGCGATAAAGTTCTCGCTAAGTCTTGTTCACAAATCTAA
- a CDS encoding serine hydrolase domain-containing protein gives MKPRSSKNTESSVQSSAKFQTKEKEESLLPFHPLPLFFPLPVSLNRKSKSFFLILNIFIFLQCSSLQEKPKEVYHKDIATTEKVVLSKIEEVRDSGIKSLSYMYLLGDGIVHSGSLGVDNKEQIKRFKIGSITKLLTGISLLQLQDNGKLQLDDPVSKYLPEVNVMPSREKKYREVTIRDILTHQSGFPSDRASGFFLSPEAKDPEILDTFRSLPQTLSQMEKNEPGKAHSYSNFGFGLLGIVIERVSGVGIEEYFQKNIFSKAGMKHSTLLELNEGSELVSGYSGLFWKTKTVRPVIRDLTAGSLSTTGEDMGLFMKAFFQSKRGSGLLSPSSFFEFHRIQKGPSSNFQMKLGLPVLMEERKSGDKSIWISGHSGSLPPFFADLIYDPESETASFLVGNTLSFATASIRPANKEILDIIYEYKTGLKLESPPLPERKNQNQLDGFYGLYVSPLGVHEVKQGNPPKIEMMGFDFDLVEKDNRFGTNLRLFFGLIPVKEKTLESMRIEFETWEEIPIFTMYSLNAAKGSWGFGVLVRPDFRLPEKSFLTTYKTKDPYSLISRVELKEDKRGFINAKVFYSLGGMENFNQFPCQLESESTLRILGFGRNLGERMELKRIDGKPVLLYSGIQFLGE, from the coding sequence ATGAAACCTCGTTCTTCAAAAAACACTGAGTCTTCGGTTCAGTCTTCTGCTAAATTCCAAACTAAGGAAAAAGAAGAATCTCTTCTTCCGTTTCATCCACTCCCATTATTTTTTCCTCTTCCTGTTTCCTTAAATCGTAAATCAAAATCCTTTTTTCTGATATTAAACATTTTTATTTTTTTACAATGTTCCTCCCTACAAGAAAAACCCAAGGAAGTTTACCATAAGGATATCGCAACTACAGAGAAAGTGGTTTTATCCAAAATAGAAGAAGTTAGAGACTCAGGAATCAAATCCTTGTCTTACATGTATTTGTTAGGTGATGGCATTGTACATTCTGGATCACTTGGTGTAGACAACAAAGAGCAAATCAAACGGTTTAAAATTGGAAGTATCACCAAACTATTGACTGGGATTTCTCTTTTGCAATTACAAGATAATGGCAAACTACAGTTAGATGATCCGGTATCGAAATATTTACCGGAAGTAAATGTAATGCCTTCTCGAGAAAAAAAATACCGCGAAGTTACCATTCGAGATATTTTGACCCACCAATCGGGATTTCCTTCTGACAGGGCCTCTGGTTTTTTCCTATCTCCTGAAGCTAAGGATCCTGAGATATTGGACACCTTTCGTTCTCTTCCCCAAACACTTTCGCAGATGGAAAAAAACGAACCAGGGAAAGCCCATTCCTATTCCAATTTTGGGTTTGGGCTTTTGGGAATTGTCATCGAACGAGTATCAGGTGTTGGGATTGAAGAGTATTTTCAAAAGAATATTTTTTCAAAGGCGGGAATGAAACATTCCACCTTGTTAGAGTTAAATGAAGGATCGGAGTTGGTTTCTGGATATTCTGGATTGTTTTGGAAAACAAAAACCGTGAGGCCTGTGATCCGTGATTTAACGGCTGGTTCTCTTTCGACCACCGGAGAAGATATGGGTCTTTTTATGAAGGCATTCTTCCAAAGCAAAAGAGGGAGTGGTCTTCTTTCTCCATCCAGTTTTTTCGAATTCCATCGCATCCAAAAAGGACCGAGTTCCAATTTTCAAATGAAATTGGGCCTTCCCGTTTTAATGGAAGAAAGGAAAAGTGGTGATAAAAGTATTTGGATTTCGGGTCACTCGGGATCCCTTCCTCCCTTTTTTGCAGATTTGATTTATGATCCTGAATCAGAAACAGCAAGTTTCCTTGTGGGAAACACTTTGAGTTTTGCGACGGCTTCGATTCGACCAGCTAACAAAGAGATTCTGGATATAATATACGAATACAAAACAGGATTGAAATTAGAATCACCTCCATTACCAGAACGAAAAAATCAAAACCAGTTAGATGGATTTTATGGGCTTTATGTTTCTCCTTTGGGTGTTCATGAAGTAAAACAAGGTAATCCACCTAAAATCGAAATGATGGGTTTTGACTTTGATTTAGTAGAAAAAGACAATCGATTTGGAACCAACTTACGTCTGTTTTTTGGTTTAATCCCAGTGAAAGAAAAAACATTAGAATCGATGCGGATCGAATTTGAAACTTGGGAAGAAATTCCCATCTTTACTATGTATTCATTAAATGCAGCCAAAGGAAGTTGGGGTTTTGGAGTTTTGGTTCGACCTGACTTTAGGTTGCCAGAAAAATCTTTTTTAACCACTTATAAAACTAAGGATCCGTATTCACTCATTTCCAGAGTAGAACTAAAAGAAGATAAACGTGGGTTTATCAATGCAAAAGTTTTTTATTCGTTAGGTGGAATGGAGAATTTTAACCAATTTCCTTGTCAGTTAGAATCAGAATCTACACTTCGGATTCTGGGTTTTGGTCGCAATTTAGGGGAAAGGATGGAATTAAAAAGAATCGATGGAAAACCTGTTCTATTGTATTCGGGAATCCAGTTTTTGGGGGAATAG